The Clostridium sporogenes genome contains a region encoding:
- the nifU gene encoding Fe-S cluster assembly scaffold protein NifU gives MYTEKVMDHFRNPRNVGEIEDANGIGEVGNAKCGDIMKIYLKVEDNIIKDVKFKTFGCASAIASSSMATELIKGKNLEDAWQLTNKAVAEALEGLPPVKMHCSVLAEEAIHKAINEYRISQGLEPWKMKTHSEHIHEHVHGH, from the coding sequence ATGTATACAGAAAAGGTAATGGATCATTTTAGAAATCCTAGAAATGTAGGAGAAATAGAAGATGCTAATGGTATAGGTGAAGTAGGAAACGCTAAATGCGGCGATATAATGAAGATATATTTAAAAGTTGAAGATAACATAATTAAAGATGTAAAATTTAAGACCTTTGGATGTGCATCAGCTATAGCATCATCAAGTATGGCCACAGAACTTATAAAGGGAAAAAACTTAGAAGATGCATGGCAGCTTACAAATAAAGCTGTAGCAGAAGCTTTAGAAGGACTACCACCAGTAAAAATGCATTGTTCTGTACTTGCAGAAGAAGCCATACACAAAGCAATAAATGAATATAGAATATCTCAAGGTTTAGAACCATGGAAAATGAAGACTC
- the nifS gene encoding cysteine desulfurase NifS, translated as MNKQVYMDYSATTYTKSEVLEEMLPFFTENFGNPSSLYSFSDKTKKAVNLARERVAKALNAEKNEIFFTSGGSEADNWALKGIAYANKNKGNHIITTKIEHHAILHTAQFLEKEGFKVTYLPVDEEGFVSVEDVKTAITDETILVSIMFANNEIGTIEPIKEIGKLCKEKNIYFHTDAVQAIGHVDIDVKNMNIDLLSMSAHKFYGPKGIGALYIRNGVKIQNLIHGGGQERGKRASTENIAGIVGIGKAIELAMENMPEENKKLANLRGKLIKEIEERIPEVKLNGARDMSKRLPNNVNFSFIGIEGETLLLDLDMNGIFGSTGSACASASLDPSHVLLSIGLPHEIAHGSLRLSLGAKNTEEDVDYVLEVLPKIIKQRREMSPLWEDYMKNKEEK; from the coding sequence ATGAATAAACAAGTTTATATGGATTATTCAGCTACTACTTATACAAAATCAGAGGTACTAGAAGAAATGCTTCCATTCTTCACTGAAAATTTTGGTAACCCGTCTTCTTTATATTCTTTCTCAGATAAAACTAAAAAAGCTGTAAACCTAGCAAGAGAGAGAGTAGCAAAAGCATTAAATGCAGAAAAAAATGAAATATTTTTTACAAGTGGTGGTTCAGAAGCGGATAACTGGGCTCTAAAAGGTATAGCTTATGCTAATAAAAATAAAGGAAATCATATAATAACTACTAAAATAGAACATCATGCTATATTACATACAGCACAATTTTTAGAAAAAGAAGGTTTCAAAGTAACTTATCTTCCAGTAGATGAAGAAGGTTTTGTAAGTGTAGAGGATGTAAAAACTGCTATAACAGATGAAACTATTTTAGTATCTATAATGTTTGCTAACAATGAAATAGGAACTATAGAACCAATAAAAGAAATAGGTAAACTATGCAAAGAAAAAAATATTTATTTTCATACAGATGCAGTTCAAGCTATAGGGCATGTGGATATAGATGTAAAAAATATGAATATAGATTTATTATCTATGTCTGCCCATAAATTTTATGGACCTAAAGGAATAGGTGCTTTATATATAAGAAATGGAGTTAAAATACAAAATTTAATTCATGGCGGAGGACAAGAAAGAGGTAAGAGAGCTAGTACAGAAAATATAGCTGGTATAGTAGGAATTGGTAAAGCCATAGAATTAGCTATGGAAAATATGCCAGAAGAAAATAAAAAATTAGCTAATTTAAGAGGAAAGCTAATAAAAGAAATTGAAGAAAGGATACCTGAAGTAAAATTAAATGGGGCTAGAGATATGAGTAAAAGGTTGCCTAATAATGTTAATTTTAGCTTTATAGGTATTGAAGGAGAAACTTTATTATTAGATTTAGATATGAATGGTATATTTGGATCTACAGGAAGTGCATGTGCTTCAGCATCTTTAGACCCATCCCATGTGCTTTTATCTATAGGATTACCACATGAAATAGCTCATGGTTCTTTAAGATTAAGTTTAGGAGCTAAAAATACAGAAGAAGATGTAGATTATGTATTAGAAGTACTTCCTAAAATAATAAAACAAAGAAGAGAAATGTCACCACTTTGGGAAGATTATATGAAAAACAAGGAGGAAAAATAA
- a CDS encoding RrF2 family transcriptional regulator, protein MKLSTKGRYGVKAMVDLAINYGGQPVSIKNISERQHISEYYLEQLFSPLRKAKLIKSIRGAQGGYILNRHPKDITVADIMEVLEGPIEISSCLEGEDSCSNVDCCATRLLWAKIKESLDNIMESTTLQDMVEDYRKINPPIKRSENNE, encoded by the coding sequence ATGAAGTTGTCAACTAAGGGTAGGTATGGAGTAAAGGCTATGGTAGATTTGGCAATTAACTACGGTGGGCAACCAGTTTCTATAAAAAATATTTCAGAGAGACAACATATATCTGAATATTATTTAGAACAACTATTTTCCCCACTTAGGAAGGCTAAACTTATAAAAAGCATAAGGGGAGCTCAAGGGGGCTATATTTTAAATAGGCATCCTAAGGACATAACTGTAGCAGATATTATGGAGGTTCTAGAAGGTCCTATAGAAATATCCAGTTGTTTAGAGGGAGAGGATAGTTGTAGCAATGTGGATTGTTGTGCAACCAGGCTTTTGTGGGCAAAGATAAAGGAAAGTTTAGATAATATAATGGAATCAACTACCTTACAAGATATGGTAGAGGACTATAGAAAAATAAATCCACCAATTAAAAGGAGTGAAAATAATGAATAA
- a CDS encoding replication-associated recombination protein A: MRPLADLMRPKKLEDFVGQKHILSENKSLYNLMKNKSICNSIFYGPPGTGKTTLANIMANYVDKKFYRLNATTASIKDIQEITSSINSLLNYSGVVLYIDELQHFTKKQQQALLEFIEDGRVVLIASTTENPYFVIHKAILSRCNIFQFKPLNKEEIILGLKKAINKLIDKGINIKYTDEALEYIGEVCQGDYRKAYNILELAVNSHCGFNIEITLDYIESLEQSNIRADATGDEYYNILSAFQKSIRGSDADAAVHYLARLIKSGDITSITRRLSVMAAEDIGLAYPNALTIVNSGIELALKVGLPEAQIILSEITIYLATLPKSNSAYIAIKNAMKDLENTNFGDVPDHLKDSHYYGAKNLGVDGYKYPHDFNNHYVSQEYLPKELKDKVYYKAQHNKYEENLKKYWENIKSR; encoded by the coding sequence ATGAGACCTTTAGCAGATTTAATGAGACCTAAAAAATTAGAAGATTTTGTAGGGCAAAAGCATATATTATCTGAGAATAAGTCTTTGTATAATTTAATGAAAAATAAATCCATATGTAATTCTATATTTTATGGCCCACCAGGTACAGGTAAAACTACTTTAGCTAATATTATGGCAAATTATGTGGATAAAAAATTTTATAGATTAAATGCTACTACAGCATCTATTAAGGATATTCAAGAAATAACTTCTAGCATAAACAGTTTGTTAAACTATAGTGGTGTTGTGTTGTATATAGATGAGTTGCAACATTTTACTAAAAAGCAACAACAGGCTTTATTAGAGTTTATAGAGGATGGAAGAGTGGTATTAATAGCTAGCACTACTGAAAATCCTTATTTTGTTATACATAAAGCTATTTTGAGTAGATGCAATATATTTCAATTTAAACCACTTAATAAAGAAGAGATTATTCTAGGATTAAAAAAGGCTATAAACAAATTAATAGATAAGGGTATAAATATAAAGTATACTGATGAAGCTTTAGAATATATAGGTGAGGTATGTCAGGGAGATTATAGAAAAGCTTATAATATTTTAGAATTAGCTGTAAATTCTCACTGTGGATTTAATATAGAAATTACATTAGACTATATAGAATCCTTAGAACAGTCTAACATTAGAGCAGATGCTACAGGGGATGAATATTATAACATTTTAAGTGCCTTTCAAAAGAGTATAAGAGGAAGTGATGCTGATGCAGCAGTTCATTATTTAGCAAGACTTATAAAAAGTGGAGATATTACATCTATTACAAGAAGGTTATCAGTAATGGCAGCAGAGGATATTGGATTAGCTTATCCTAATGCATTAACTATTGTGAATTCTGGTATAGAATTAGCTTTAAAAGTAGGATTGCCTGAGGCACAAATTATTTTATCTGAAATTACAATATACTTAGCTACTTTGCCAAAATCAAATAGTGCGTACATAGCGATAAAAAATGCTATGAAAGATTTAGAAAATACTAATTTTGGAGATGTGCCAGATCATCTAAAGGATTCCCATTATTATGGTGCTAAAAATTTAGGTGTAGATGGCTATAAATATCCCCATGATTTTAATAATCATTATGTTAGTCAAGAGTATTTACCTAAAGAGTTGAAAGATAAGGTATATTATAAAGCTCAACATAATAAATATGAAGAAAATTTAAAAAAGTATTGGGAAAATATAAAAAGTAGATAA
- a CDS encoding histidinol phosphate phosphatase: MFDTHLHTEFSTDSKMTIGEAIKASKDNNLGIIVTEHMDLGLKDENKFCFHVPSYFEQYNKYRSDKLLLGIELGMERDLIEEGKEVINSGEFDYVIGSIHLIDKIDLYLDEFYKDKSKGEAFHIYFKNMSYNLAQYDFVDSLGHIDYISRYASYEDPEISYDIFKEDIDEVLKVIVEKEKSMEINTRRLNDKRATTNLVKIYKRFYELGGRTVTLGSDSHNFKDIGNRLSLGKEIADYCNLKIVYYKNRRPEYDK; encoded by the coding sequence ATGTTTGATACACATTTACATACGGAGTTTTCTACAGATTCTAAAATGACCATAGGTGAAGCTATAAAGGCTTCTAAAGATAATAATTTAGGTATAATAGTAACAGAACATATGGATTTAGGATTAAAGGATGAAAATAAATTTTGTTTCCATGTACCTTCTTATTTTGAGCAGTATAATAAATATAGAAGCGATAAACTTCTTTTAGGTATAGAATTAGGAATGGAAAGAGATCTTATAGAAGAAGGAAAAGAAGTAATTAATAGTGGGGAATTTGATTATGTAATAGGTTCTATTCATTTAATAGATAAAATTGATTTATATTTAGATGAATTTTATAAGGATAAAAGTAAAGGAGAAGCTTTTCATATTTATTTTAAAAATATGAGCTATAATTTAGCACAGTATGATTTTGTAGATAGTTTAGGACATATAGATTATATTTCAAGATATGCGAGTTATGAAGATCCTGAGATAAGTTATGATATTTTTAAAGAAGATATAGACGAAGTTTTAAAGGTTATAGTAGAAAAAGAAAAATCTATGGAAATTAATACAAGAAGATTAAATGATAAAAGAGCTACAACAAATTTAGTTAAAATATATAAGAGATTTTATGAACTAGGAGGAAGGACAGTTACTTTAGGTTCTGATTCTCACAATTTTAAAGATATAGGAAATAGATTAAGCTTGGGAAAAGAAATTGCGGACTATTGCAATTTAAAGATTGTTTATTATAAAAATAGAAGACCTGAATATGATAAATAG
- a CDS encoding AEC family transporter translates to MKSNIINQVLILSIIMGIGVICGKRKILNEEANKKLSDLLVKVTLPCLIVSSFNYNFTGDMIKKAKMFFVYSIIIHIALLLISGLFFVKYNERARKVLKFSTIFSNSAFMGYPVIEALYGKVGVFYASIFGIPFNIFMLSAGIMIYTGERDAKNLKGILKHPGIIATVLGMFILVFSISIPIPINTALQYVGSMTTPLSMIIVGSMLADINIKEIFSGTEAYYGSFVRLIVIPALVYILMIILKADKLLIEICVILEAMPTAVLATVLAEEYDGDVVLAAKCVFITTILSVITIPLVVAFIS, encoded by the coding sequence TTGAAGAGTAATATTATTAATCAAGTTTTAATTCTGTCTATAATAATGGGTATAGGAGTTATTTGTGGGAAAAGAAAAATTTTAAATGAAGAAGCAAATAAAAAACTTTCAGATCTTTTAGTTAAAGTTACTTTACCTTGTCTTATTGTTTCTTCTTTTAACTATAATTTTACTGGAGATATGATAAAAAAGGCTAAGATGTTTTTTGTATATTCAATAATTATACATATAGCTTTACTATTAATAAGTGGTTTGTTTTTTGTAAAGTATAATGAAAGAGCTAGAAAGGTACTTAAATTTTCTACTATATTTTCTAATAGTGCATTTATGGGGTATCCTGTAATAGAAGCTTTATATGGTAAGGTTGGGGTATTTTATGCTTCTATTTTTGGTATACCCTTTAATATATTCATGTTGTCTGCAGGTATTATGATATATACAGGAGAAAGAGATGCTAAGAACTTAAAGGGCATACTAAAACATCCTGGTATAATTGCGACGGTATTAGGTATGTTTATACTTGTGTTTTCAATTTCTATTCCTATACCTATAAATACAGCTTTACAATACGTTGGATCTATGACTACTCCTTTATCTATGATAATAGTAGGTTCTATGCTTGCAGATATAAATATAAAGGAAATTTTTTCAGGAACAGAAGCTTATTATGGCTCTTTTGTTAGACTTATAGTAATACCCGCTTTAGTTTATATTTTAATGATTATATTAAAAGCGGACAAACTTTTAATAGAGATATGCGTAATATTAGAAGCTATGCCTACAGCAGTATTAGCTACTGTACTTGCAGAAGAGTATGATGGGGATGTGGTTTTAGCAGCTAAGTGCGTATTTATAACTACTATTTTGTCTGTTATAACTATACCTTTAGTAGTAGCTTTTATAAGTTAA
- a CDS encoding DegV family protein: MVPIIFTDASCDLPRNFIDENNIPFLGLMCNFKGKDWEDDFGKTLSYEEFYTGIKKGEMPSTSQINEYRFEEKFKELLKEERPIIYIAMSSGLSGTVNSAKMAREEILAQNEKADITIIDTKCSSIGQGLLVYNAVKMAKEGKRKDEIVKWVNENKDKVNHWFMVENLTHLKRGGRVSATSATIGTLLNIRPIIHIEKDGTLKNITNIRGSKKAIRYLLDRFKENCINHEDVLIGIVHGHCAEEANKLKEMMIEEFGTKNFIINELGIGMGAHCGDGMLALCFISNKYN; the protein is encoded by the coding sequence ATGGTTCCAATAATTTTTACGGATGCTAGTTGTGATTTACCAAGAAATTTTATAGATGAAAATAATATACCTTTTTTAGGACTTATGTGTAATTTTAAAGGAAAAGACTGGGAAGATGATTTTGGAAAGACACTATCTTATGAGGAATTTTATACAGGTATTAAGAAGGGTGAAATGCCTTCTACCAGTCAAATTAATGAATATAGGTTTGAAGAAAAATTTAAAGAATTATTGAAAGAAGAGAGACCTATAATATATATAGCTATGTCATCCGGATTAAGTGGTACTGTGAATAGTGCTAAGATGGCAAGAGAAGAGATATTAGCACAAAATGAAAAGGCAGATATAACTATAATAGATACAAAGTGTTCCTCTATAGGGCAGGGGTTATTGGTATATAATGCAGTCAAGATGGCTAAAGAAGGTAAGCGTAAAGATGAGATAGTAAAATGGGTAAATGAAAATAAAGATAAAGTTAACCATTGGTTTATGGTGGAGAATTTGACCCATTTAAAAAGAGGAGGAAGAGTATCAGCAACTTCTGCAACTATAGGGACTTTATTAAATATAAGACCTATTATACACATAGAGAAAGATGGTACTTTAAAAAATATAACTAACATAAGAGGAAGTAAAAAAGCTATAAGATATCTTTTAGATAGATTTAAGGAAAATTGTATTAATCATGAAGATGTGTTAATAGGTATAGTTCATGGACATTGTGCAGAAGAAGCAAACAAATTGAAAGAAATGATGATAGAAGAGTTTGGTACAAAGAATTTTATAATTAATGAATTAGGTATTGGTATGGGAGCTCATTGTGGAGATGGAATGCTTGCATTATGCTTTATATCAAATAAATATAATTAA
- the yedF gene encoding sulfurtransferase-like selenium metabolism protein YedF has translation MTKIIDCKGLNCPQPVINTKKYFDSIEEGQATTIVDNEVAKNNIIKLAEKNGFKSEVEEKDSLYYITMTKEHCIACEEILSKGKKLVMVISKNVLGGGDDKLGTALMKSYLYALSESDKLPSHLLFLNGGVKLTIEGSECLESIQSLKDEGVTILSCGTCLDFYNIKDKLKVGEITNMYTIVEEMTSADNTIFI, from the coding sequence ATGACTAAAATAATTGATTGTAAAGGACTAAACTGTCCTCAACCTGTAATCAATACAAAAAAATATTTTGATTCTATAGAAGAAGGACAAGCTACTACTATAGTAGATAATGAAGTTGCTAAAAATAATATTATAAAACTTGCTGAAAAAAATGGTTTTAAAAGCGAAGTAGAAGAAAAGGATTCTTTATATTACATAACCATGACCAAAGAGCATTGTATTGCTTGTGAAGAAATTTTATCAAAGGGAAAAAAATTAGTTATGGTTATTTCAAAAAATGTTCTTGGTGGTGGCGATGATAAATTAGGAACTGCTCTAATGAAGAGTTATTTATATGCTTTATCTGAAAGTGATAAACTTCCTTCTCATTTATTATTTTTAAATGGTGGAGTTAAACTTACAATAGAAGGTTCTGAATGCCTTGAAAGTATACAATCTCTAAAAGATGAGGGTGTTACTATACTAAGCTGTGGAACTTGTCTTGATTTTTATAACATAAAAGATAAACTTAAAGTTGGAGAAATAACAAATATGTACACTATAGTAGAAGAAATGACTTCTGCGGATAATACTATATTTATCTAA
- a CDS encoding ornithine cyclodeaminase family protein, with the protein MLILTAEDIKRVFTMRDAIEADKEAFRLYSTNKAEVPLRTNINIPKYKGTSLFMPGYVEELDTAGIKIVSVFPENPKLGKPAVPAQMILLDGKTGEISAIMDGTYLTQLRTGASAGAATDILAKQDSKIGALIGTGGQALCQLEALLSARNLKVVKVYSRNIEKVKAFVEEAKEKLGHYGTEIIGVDSSDEAIENADVITVVTTATSPVFDGEKVKKGAHINGVGSYMKHMQEIDEYIISKADKIYLDSKEAVLSEAGDFIIPIQKGIITEDIITGELGQVISKTIEGRQSENEITLFKSVGIAVQDVVTAYRIYEKALKNKVGKEIEI; encoded by the coding sequence ATGCTTATTTTGACCGCAGAAGATATTAAAAGAGTATTTACTATGAGGGATGCTATAGAGGCAGATAAAGAAGCTTTTAGGCTTTATTCAACTAATAAAGCTGAAGTTCCATTGAGAACAAATATAAATATACCTAAATATAAAGGAACAAGCCTTTTTATGCCAGGCTATGTTGAAGAATTAGATACAGCAGGAATTAAGATAGTATCTGTATTCCCTGAAAATCCTAAATTAGGAAAACCGGCAGTGCCAGCTCAAATGATACTGTTAGATGGAAAAACAGGAGAAATTTCAGCTATAATGGATGGAACTTATTTAACTCAGCTTAGAACTGGAGCATCTGCTGGAGCAGCTACAGACATTTTGGCTAAACAAGATTCAAAAATAGGAGCTTTAATAGGTACAGGTGGTCAAGCTTTATGCCAGTTAGAAGCTTTATTATCAGCTAGGAATTTAAAAGTGGTAAAGGTTTATAGTAGAAACATTGAAAAAGTAAAAGCTTTTGTAGAAGAAGCTAAAGAAAAATTAGGTCATTATGGTACAGAAATAATAGGGGTAGATAGTTCAGATGAGGCTATTGAGAATGCAGATGTTATAACAGTAGTAACTACAGCTACTTCACCAGTTTTTGATGGGGAAAAGGTTAAAAAAGGAGCGCATATAAATGGCGTAGGATCTTATATGAAACATATGCAAGAAATTGATGAATATATTATATCTAAGGCAGATAAAATATACTTAGATTCAAAAGAGGCTGTTTTAAGTGAAGCAGGAGATTTTATAATACCCATACAGAAAGGAATTATAACAGAAGATATAATTACTGGAGAATTAGGACAAGTTATTTCAAAAACAATAGAGGGAAGACAAAGTGAGAATGAAATAACTTTATTTAAATCTGTAGGTATTGCCGTTCAAGATGTGGTAACAGCATATAGAATATATGAAAAGGCCTTAAAAAATAAAGTAGGTAAAGAAATAGAAATATAA
- a CDS encoding alanine/glycine:cation symporter family protein has translation MEFLLNVFENINNVLWTYILMFFLCGAGIFFTFKLGFVQVKKFKAMFKQVFTKSDNDDGISSFQALATAVAAQVGTGILAGAATAIASGGPGAIFWMWISSFFGMGTIFAEAVLAQKYKTRAEDGEVLGGPAYYIRDGLGNKKLAKFFAFAMMVSACLTGDMVQSNSISIAINKAYNIPTLITGIVLVVLTAMIVIGGIERIASVTEKLIPIMGALFILGSLVIIFKNYYNIIPALKMIFVGAFNPRAATGGLIGASVREAMRYGVSRGLFSNEAGMGSTPHAHAVATVKHPVQQGLVAMFGVFVDIFVILNCTAFVILTSGALDGKTTGIELTQQAFVNGFGGFGNSFVAISLFFFAFSTMIGWFFFGALNVKFLFGKKGMKFYTPIFLISLILGTILDVPLVWQLADTFNGLMVIPNLIALIALAKLVQKELKDYNENFLLKQAVADRKASNL, from the coding sequence ATGGAATTTTTACTAAATGTTTTTGAGAATATCAACAACGTGCTATGGACCTATATATTAATGTTTTTTTTATGTGGTGCAGGAATATTTTTTACTTTTAAATTAGGTTTTGTACAAGTTAAGAAGTTTAAGGCAATGTTTAAACAGGTATTTACTAAAAGCGATAATGATGATGGGATTAGTTCATTCCAAGCATTAGCTACTGCAGTAGCAGCACAGGTAGGAACAGGAATTTTAGCTGGGGCTGCAACGGCTATAGCATCTGGTGGACCAGGAGCTATATTTTGGATGTGGATTAGTTCCTTTTTTGGTATGGGTACTATATTTGCAGAGGCTGTTTTAGCTCAAAAATATAAAACTCGCGCTGAAGATGGTGAAGTTTTAGGAGGACCTGCTTATTATATAAGAGATGGATTAGGAAATAAAAAACTAGCTAAATTTTTTGCTTTTGCTATGATGGTATCTGCCTGTTTAACAGGAGATATGGTTCAATCTAATTCCATATCTATAGCTATAAATAAAGCTTATAATATTCCAACTTTGATTACAGGAATAGTGTTAGTAGTTCTTACAGCTATGATAGTTATAGGCGGTATAGAACGTATAGCATCAGTTACAGAAAAATTAATACCTATAATGGGAGCCTTATTTATATTGGGTAGTTTAGTAATTATATTTAAAAACTATTATAATATAATACCAGCTCTTAAAATGATATTTGTAGGAGCCTTTAACCCAAGAGCAGCTACAGGTGGACTTATAGGTGCATCTGTAAGGGAGGCTATGAGATATGGAGTATCTAGAGGTTTGTTTTCTAATGAGGCAGGTATGGGTTCTACTCCTCATGCTCACGCAGTGGCAACTGTAAAACATCCAGTACAGCAGGGGTTAGTTGCTATGTTTGGAGTTTTCGTAGATATATTTGTAATATTAAACTGTACAGCCTTTGTTATACTTACAAGTGGAGCTTTAGATGGCAAGACTACAGGTATAGAATTAACACAACAGGCATTTGTTAATGGGTTTGGAGGATTTGGTAATTCCTTTGTAGCTATTAGCTTATTCTTCTTTGCATTTTCAACTATGATAGGGTGGTTTTTCTTTGGTGCTTTAAATGTTAAATTCTTATTTGGGAAAAAGGGAATGAAGTTTTATACTCCAATATTCTTAATTTCTTTAATATTAGGTACTATTTTAGATGTACCTTTAGTATGGCAATTGGCAGATACTTTTAATGGATTAATGGTTATACCAAACTTAATAGCTTTAATAGCTTTGGCTAAATTAGTTCAAAAAGAACTTAAAGATTATAATGAAAACTTTTTATTAAAACAAGCAGTGGCAGATAGAAAAGCTAGTAATTTGTAA
- a CDS encoding alanine/glycine:cation symporter family protein encodes MDLLKIVEGFNNILWSYILMFFLFGAGIFFTFNLKFVQVRKFKAMFKQVFSKNKDRDSGITSFQALATAVAAQVGTGNLAGAATAIAAGGPGAIFWMWVSAFFGMGTIFSEAILAQKYKVKKDSGEVLGGPAYYIRDGFGSKKLAAFFAFSMMVSACLTGDMVQSNSMAISINKAFGVPNIFVGIIVAILTALIVLGGIQRIASVTEKLVPIMALFFIIGSLIIIGINYDNIGPAFKMIFVGAFNPKAATGGLIGVSVREAMRYGISRGLFSNEAGMGSTPHAHAVADVKHPAQQGLVAMFGLFIDTFVVLTCTAMVILTTGALDGKTTGIALTQQAFINGFGHFGNIFVAVSLFFFSFSTIIGWYFFGLLNVKFIFGDKGSKPYIVLFLVALIVGTVLDVPLVWQLADTFNGFMVIPNLIALIALAKLVKKELRDYENNFSIK; translated from the coding sequence ATGGACTTATTAAAAATTGTTGAGGGTTTTAATAATATACTTTGGAGTTATATTTTAATGTTCTTCTTATTTGGGGCAGGAATATTTTTTACTTTTAATTTAAAATTTGTACAAGTAAGAAAGTTTAAAGCTATGTTTAAACAGGTTTTTTCAAAAAATAAAGATAGAGATTCAGGTATAACGTCTTTCCAAGCTTTAGCTACAGCAGTGGCAGCACAGGTTGGAACGGGAAATTTGGCAGGAGCTGCTACAGCTATAGCTGCTGGAGGCCCAGGAGCTATATTTTGGATGTGGGTTAGTGCTTTCTTTGGCATGGGAACTATATTTTCAGAAGCAATCTTAGCACAAAAATATAAAGTTAAAAAAGATAGTGGAGAAGTACTTGGTGGACCAGCTTATTATATAAGGGATGGATTTGGTAGCAAGAAATTAGCAGCATTCTTTGCTTTTTCAATGATGGTGTCAGCTTGTTTAACTGGGGATATGGTACAATCCAATTCGATGGCTATATCTATAAATAAGGCCTTTGGAGTTCCAAATATATTTGTAGGAATAATAGTAGCAATACTTACCGCATTAATAGTTCTTGGAGGAATACAAAGAATAGCATCAGTTACAGAAAAATTAGTTCCTATTATGGCTTTATTTTTTATAATAGGGAGCTTAATAATAATAGGAATTAATTATGATAATATAGGGCCTGCTTTTAAAATGATATTTGTAGGAGCATTTAATCCTAAAGCAGCTACAGGAGGTCTTATAGGTGTATCTGTAAGGGAGGCTATGAGATATGGAATATCTAGAGGGCTATTTTCCAATGAAGCAGGTATGGGGTCTACTCCACATGCTCATGCTGTGGCAGATGTTAAACATCCAGCTCAACAAGGACTTGTAGCTATGTTTGGATTATTCATTGATACTTTTGTTGTTTTAACTTGTACAGCTATGGTAATTTTAACAACTGGAGCTTTAGATGGAAAAACTACAGGTATAGCATTAACTCAACAGGCCTTTATAAATGGATTTGGACATTTTGGTAATATATTTGTAGCTGTGAGCTTATTTTTCTTCTCCTTTTCCACAATAATTGGATGGTATTTCTTCGGATTATTAAATGTTAAGTTTATATTTGGTGATAAAGGGTCAAAGCCTTATATAGTATTATTCCTTGTAGCTTTAATAGTAGGAACAGTTTTAGATGTACCATTAGTATGGCAACTAGCGGATACCTTTAATGGGTTTATGGTAATACCTAATTTAATAGCATTAATAGCTTTAGCTAAATTAGTTAAAAAAGAACTTAGAGATTATGAAAATAACTTCTCTATAAAATAA